The following nucleotide sequence is from Zea mays cultivar B73 chromosome 1, Zm-B73-REFERENCE-NAM-5.0, whole genome shotgun sequence.
CATTTTAGGATCAGACTCTATTTCaattcatttttaaactaaaattaattaagagTTCAAACGAATcgtgaagaaacatttggatcgtaatccattaccacccctacataCACCGGTCCCTTTCATAGTTTTTGTGTCTTGACAATGAAAACGAGAGGATCTTTTGGTGCACTATTTTCTATGTTTGTGTGTTAACAATGAAATGAGCATCTGATGCACTATGTTTCAATGCTATATTTTATCTTAGCACCAGTATTCAATTATGCCTAGAGCCCTCGACATTTTATGACCTGTCAATGTTGAGTGGGCATAATATCTCCTGACAGACAATGTTATGATGTCATACTTTTACTCATGATGGTTGGTTGGAATATGCATTTTTGCTTATTCTAAATTTTATAAATACTCTAATCATTGAGATATAGTACCGATGTGGTTCCTGAAAGCCTAGTCCTTGTATGGTTGCACTGCACTCTGTCAAGCCCCAGTGACAAACATATTTTTAAACAAGTCACTTAGGGTGTTTAAAGCGAGTTTCAGTTCCCTTTGGGAGTACTGCATGTTTGGCATTTTTCTGTGTGTTTCTTTTGGGTGATGTAGCTTTCATACTTTTATTCGTACGTGAATGGTTGATTGGAATATGCATTTTTTATTATTCTAAATTTGAGAAATACTCCAATCATTAGGATACAATACCAATGTGACTCCTGAAAGCCTAGTTCTTGTATGATTGTATTGCACTCTGCCAAACCCAATTGAGAAGTAGTTTTGTAAACAACTAACCTTTGGGTGATGAACTGGTTTCTCTCGTGCTATGGCTTACATCTGTTTGCATCATTTGCAGTCTGACGTGACGATGTCTGGTCATACCCAACCTGAAGGACCACACCAACTTGATTCAAAACATGCTGCAAATTCATGCCGAAAGAATGTACCCGGTACATCGTTCGTCTCAGATTTGAGGGATCACATCCACGAGTTCATCAATGCCTCTGCAGATGAACACCGGACATGCTTCACAAAGACTCTCAAAAGGATGTTCGATATGTCAAAGACTGTCACTGATAGATCCTCTGAAGCAGAGGAAGCTGGACCCGAAAGTGTCTTGCCACTTCAGACCACAGTGTCGCGGTAGAAGTTTCGCCACTTCATATTGCCTCCGTAGAAATAGGATAAAGCTAGAAAGCCTCGCCCTCCGCGGATGGAGAAATTTGTTATTTTGTCACTCTCAATTTTGACTCTATTAGGTCTATAACTGGTCGGATcatctgtgtctatgatttgtgggtctGATTACATATTGACAAAGCCCACAGATAATAATAGCAAAATTATCAATCGCTCCCGCTGAGGAGGCCAGTTGCCCAGACTAATACGTTTGTACATTGAATGCAATAATTTTAGATTATATGGCTTCTGGATTTTGATTTTCAATGACTAATGAAACACAATATCTCTGGAACAAGAGTCAACAGGATTAAATTATTAggaaaaattaaaaaaaactagTATTCAACTGCTTCCATAAATCTGTCTCAACTTTTTGATAGCCCCAAAACCCCCCCTAATTTGTAGTTACAGATAGTGCGATTTTCCCTCTTATAAAGGCTAGTTTAGAAATACTATTTTACCAAGGGATTTACATTTTCCTAAAAACATTTAGTTTATTTTTTCTTGGAAAAATTGagatttccaaactagccctaatacTATTTTCCATTGCCACATGATCACGAATCCCACTGCCACATTGTCAATTTTGTTTCCCGTCATCCCATCGTCACTTTAAGGGACTGTTGCATCAATTGGTGTAACCGGTTATTCTTTGCCTTGGAATCTAATTGGTTATTGGAGAGGCAAAATTGTTATAGATGTAACCGAAACTATTCGGTAACAAAGACTTCTTAAAGCCTTGTTTGGTTAAAACTAGATTGAGCGAGATTAAATCCCTCCCCATTCAATTTTAAATAGGAACAAATTTAATCATCCTCAATCCCTTCAAACAAACATGCCCTTAGTAGAATTATCACGTGAAATTGTTAGCGTGGACAATAATGCATTGGCTACCAGCACTGCACAATATATTCCCCTTTTTTTCTTGACAATACACCTTACATATGCGCTTACACTAGAATATTCAAGATTCTGCAAGAGGTAAATATTTAGGAATGATGCAATTAACCTTCCACCATTTTTTCTTGATTATGCATGAGGTGGAAGTTTGGGAATGATCTCAAATATTATATTAACCTATCACCTGCATTCCTGCAAAAATAACCTAGCTCACAGCGTTGTAGATAACGGAGACATCCGGCCCTAGAGTCACTGTCACATGATCTCGCACTACTACATACACTATTCGAAAATTCAAAGCATTGTACATGAGATTtattgcccccccccccccccccccccggttatGTCCCTATTGTCTATTGAAGAGAACCGGGTTTATTTCAACGCTTTTATTTTCAAAAGTGAAGTAGATATGAATGGCAATGTTGTCCAATAGACATGTAGCTATCTTGCACATGTAAACCAATGTAAATAACAAAGGGAAAAAATTAGTCATTTAATCAATCTTCTTAATCTATTTGAGAAATGTCAAAACTAGCAATACTCTAGTATGAAATAACTTCTTTTCATATGGGTTTGAGTGGTGACAATTTTCatactaagggctagtttggaacctcattttttcaagagattttcattttcacaagggaaattagttcatttgctCTTGGGACAATTAGAATCCCTTGGAAAAAAggtgtttccaaactagccctaattaTAGGTTCTGGCAGGACCTACAATTCTATATAAACAAAAACATATTGGTTTAAAGCATGATTTCAATATAGCCTTCTATAGCATACACATCACATGGCATTGTCGTTATAACTGCGTCGGTTTGCTACGTGTATTGCCCGTGAAAAAAGTGAGGCAATACTAAAAAAAAATCATATCATATACTTATCTAGCAGCATGAGAGGAGGTTTAATTTCTAGAAGCGCTATTCTCTTATAAATAGAACAGATAGATCACTGGATGTTGGTGTGGGACAGTTGTAGTATTTCCGCCGTAACAAATTCACTACCGGAAAcaatcgctttgccgagtgcctgaagcactcggcgaagccttagaaacactcggcaaaggctttgtcgagtgcgacactcggcaaagaaggctcggcaaacagtgcatcggcaaagccttctttgccgagtactttttctcgggcacttgacaaagaggtttgccgagtgccagagagcactcggcaaagaaaagcagccgttacagcgccgggtgacggagacggcggctttgccgagtgtccctggtgacactcggcaaaggagttatctttgccgagtgtctgcccggcagcactcggcaaagaatccatctttgctgagtgccacttgggacactcggcaaagagcccgccagggagggtccccatgtcaggctctttgccgagtgttctgtgcggcactcggcaaagccgacctctttgccgagtgccagcgacataacactcggcaaagaccctaaaccggtgcccaggtctgtgctctttgctgagtgttatgaccctgacactcggcaaagcacctctttgccgagtgtaacactcggcaaagtgaccagtatataccttttttatttgttttttgtattccatccacacaaacaaaagatatcacatattgtcggggaccataattaggggtaccctcaagacgcctaattctcagctggtaacccccatcagcataaagctgcagaggcctgatgggtacgattaagtcagggatcagtccatacgagcgactcgatcacgcctcgcccgagcctagcctcggacaagggcagccgaccccgagggatttccgtctcgcccgaggcccccctccaacggcggacacatctccggctcgcccgaggccttgccttcgctaagaagcaaccctgactaaatcgccgcgccgaccgaccgagtcgcaggagcatttaacgcaaaggtggcctgacacctttatcctgacgcgcgccccccggcagagccgaagtgaccgccgtcacttcgccgctccactgaccggtctgacggaaggacagcgccacctgcgccactccgactgcagtgtcacttgacagagtgagactgacaggcagtcaggccctgccaaaggcaccataggaaactccgctccgcccgacccagggctcggactcgggctaaaccccggaagacggcgaactccgctccgcccgacccagggctcggactcgggctaagccccggaagacggcgaactccgctccgcccgacccagggctcggactcgggctaagccccggaagacggcgaactccgctccgcccgactcagggctcggactcgggctaagtcccggaagacggcgaactccgctctgcctgacccagggctcggactcgggctaagtcccggaagacggcgaactccgctccgcccgacccagggctcgaactcgggctaagtcccggaagacggcgaactccgctccgccctatccagggctcggactcgggctcagccccagaagacgacgaactccgcttcacccgaccccagggctcggactccgccctggcctctgtcgaacgacctccgcctcgcccgacccaggggctcggactcggcctcggccacgaaagacagactcgaccccggcttcggaggagcctccacgacgcccaacctagggcgcaggccagccacgtcagcaggaagcgccatcatcactctacctcgagccgactcgggccgcagagaacaagactgatgtgccatctggctagctctgccagataggcaatgatggcgccccgcaagctctgtgacgacggtggctctcagctctcttacagaagcagggggacgtcagcaaggactcaaccgctccaacagctgtccctccgccaggctccgccgctactccgacagccacgacaccacaccagctgggtgccaagatctctccggctgccacattggcatgtacttagggcgctagctctcccccgctagacacgtagcactctgctacacccccattgtacacctggatcctctccttacgcctataaaaggaaggaccagggccttcttagagaaggttggtcgcgcggggacgaggacgagacaggcgctctcttggggccgctcgcttccctcacccgcgtggacgcttgtaaccccatactgcaagcgcacccgacctgggcgcgggacgaacatgaaggccgcgggatttccacctctctcacgcccgtctccggccacctcgcttccccccttcgcgctcgcccacgcgctcgacccatctgggctggggcacgcggcacattcactcgtcggcttagggacccccggtctcaaaacgccgacagttggcgcgccaagtaggggcctgctgcgtgttgacgaacagcttcccgtcaggctccagatgggcagtctccagcaacctctccggcccgggacggtgctccgtttcgggagtcttgagttcatgtccttcgacggcagctacgacatgatactcctttcaccgccgcgcgacaacggcaatggcggctgacaacccgtccaccggcggcggaatcgacgacatcttccccgcgtggtggaagaacaacattcgagctcgccccgtcctctcccccgccaacggaggaggaggcggggcaaccaaggccaagcgggaggccgcgcttcgtcggctgtcgagcgaatcgacgtccccagcgccccaacggggggcgcgtcgggcgtcgacctcgcgtttgagacgaaggcgagcgccgtccccccgcgacacgccaatcccgagcaagtggacgacgccagcgcgctcgcggagagcttgctggacgtcgccctcgtagctgagacgacggtgcaatcagtccccgacgtgactatgtcgctgctcgtcgaccaaaaggtaccgaccgattcccatcctacgtcatttcgactcagcctcaacctgcctagcgacctcgctttggcgggcgctctcgttgaggcgagtgcaacccctctggggtttcgtatgcgttcgccttgggaccgattgatggacgtctcgacctacgggccctctgggtccgaggaagatgacgatcccagcatctgttgggatttctctggatttggcaaccccagtgccatgcgggactttatgaccgcatgtgactactgcctcttcgactgtttcgacggtagccgcagcctcgacgacgaggactgcggcccaagccgcgaatgtttccacgtcgagctaggggatccctccaaaggcaaccatctcggcatgccagaggacagtgatctccctaggccggtgcctcgcgctgacatcccgcgggagctagctgtggtccccgttccggcggggggtcacgacccacatctcaagcaagtccgcggggcgcaggccaggctcgacgagggagcaggagcgcttgagtcgatccgccgggacgtcgggcaggtatgggcgggccaacccccggccggagaaatacgtcacctgccccagggtttccagcaccgcatcgccaacgacgtcagggtcaggccgccacccgcatccagtggggtcggtcagaacctggcagccgcagcgatgctcctccgcgcgatgccggagccatcaaccaccgagggtcggcgaatccagggagagctcaagaatctcctggagggcgccgcggtccgacgggccgaaagctctgcctcccgaaggcaaggatacccctcggaacctcacgccgcgacttcccgattcgtgcgggaagcctcggtctacaccgggcgcacgcgcaacaccgcgcctgcggccccgggccacctcggcaacgagcaccatcgtcgcgaccgttgggcccgcctcgacgaaagggtgcgccgaggctaccaccccaggcgtgggggacgctacgacagcggagaggatcggagtccctcgcccgaaccacccggtccgcaggccttcagtcgggccatccgacgggcgccgttcccgacccggttccgacccccgactactatcacaaagtactcgggggaaacgagaccggaactgtggctcgcggactaccgcctggcctgccaactgggtggaacggacgacgacaacctcatcatccgcaacctccccttgttcctctccgacactgctcgcgcctggttggagcatctgcctccggggcagatctccaactgggatgacttggtccaagccttcgccggcaatttccagggcacgtacgtgcgccccgggaattcctgggacctccgaagctgccggcagcagccgggagagtctctccgggactacatccggcgattctcgaagcagcgcaccgagctgctcaacatcaccgactcggatgtcatcggcgcgttccttgccggcaccacctgccgcaacctggtgagcaagttgggtcgcaagacccccaccagggcgagcgagctgatggacatcgccaccaagttcgcctctggccaggaggcggtcgaagctatcttccgaaaggacaagcagccccagggccgcccatcggatgatgctcccgaggcgtctactccgcgcggcgccaagaagaaaggcaagaagaagtcgcaagcgaaacgcgacgccgccgacgcggaccttgtcgccgctaccgagtacaagaaccctcggaagccccccggaggtgccaacctcttcgacaagatgctcaaggagccatgcccctatcatcaggggcccgtcaagcacaccctcgaggagtgcgtcatgcttcggcgccacttccacagggtcgggccacccgcagagggtggcagggcccgcgacgacgacaagaaggaagatcaccaagcaggagagttccccgaggtccgcgactgcttcatgatctacggtgggcatgtggcgaatgcctcggctcggcatcgcaagcaagagcgccgggaggtctgctcggtgaaggtggcggcgccagtctacctagactggtccgacaagcccatcaccttcgaccaagctaaccaccccgaccacgtgccgagcccggggaaatacccgctcgtcgtcgaccccatcgtcggcgacgtcaggctcaccaaggtcctgatggacgggggcagctgcctcaacatcatctacaccgagaccctcaggctcctgcgcgtcgatctgtcctccgtccgagcaggcgttgcgcccttccacgggatcattcccgggaagcgcgtccagcccctcagatgactcgaccttcctgtctgcttcggaacgccctccaacttccgaagggagactgtgacgttcgaggtggtcgggttccgaggaacctaccatgcggtactggggaggccatgctacgcgaagttcatggccgtccccaactacacctacctgaagctcaagatgccgggccccaacggggtcatcaccgtcggccccacgtacgaacacgcgttcgaatgcgacgtggagtttgtggagtacgccgaggccctcgccgagtccgaggccctcatcgccgaccgggaaagcctctctaaagaggtgccagacgtgaagcgtcatgccggcaacttcgagccagtggagacggtcaaggtcgtccctctcgaccccagtggcgacacctccaagcagatccggatcggttccgggctcgaccccaaataggaagcagtgctcgtcgactttctccgcgcaaacgccgacgtctttgcgtggagtccctcggacatgcccgacataccgagggatgtcgccgagcactcgctggatattcgggccggagcccgacccgtcaggcagcctctgcgccgattcgacgaggagaagcgcagagtgataggcgaggagatccacaagctaatggcagcagggttcatcaaagaggtattccatcccgaatggcttgccaaccctgtgcttgtgagaaagaaaggggggaaatggcggatgtgtgtagactatactggtctcaacaaagcatgtccgaaggttccctaccctctgcctcgcatcgatcaaatcgtggattccactgctgggtgcgaaaccctgtccttcctcgatgcctactcagggtatcaccaaatcaggatgaaagagtccgaccagctcgcgacttctttcatcacacccttcggcatgtactgctatgtcaccatgccgttcggtttgaggaatgcaggcgcgacgtaccagcggtgcatgaaccatgtgttcggcgaacacatcggtcgcacagtcgaggcctacgtcgatgacatcgtagtcaagacaaggaaggcctccgacctcctc
It contains:
- the LOC100278758 gene encoding uncharacterized protein LOC100278758 codes for the protein MSGHTQPEGPHQLDSKHAANSCRKNVPGTSFVSDLRDHIHEFINASADEHRTCFTKTLKRMFDMSKTVTDRSSEAEEAGPESVLPLQTTVSR